Below is a genomic region from Virgibacillus dokdonensis.
ACCGTCAAAAACGATTTCGCCAGCACGCATACCAATAATTCGATCGGCATACTCCATTGCCATATCGATAAAGTGGAGGTTCACAATCGTTGTAATATTATCTTCTTTATTGATTTTCTTTAAATATGTCATGACTTGATGGGAAGTGGGCGGATCTAAAGAAGCAACAGGCTCGTCCGCTAAAATATACTTTGGCTGTTGTGTAAGTACACGTGCAATACTTACTCGTTGTTGTTGTCCGCCACTTAATTCGTCTGCGCGATTATAAATTTTTTCTCCGATATTAACACGTTGCAAACTTTCATATGCTAAGCTTATATCCTCTTTTTTATATAAGTTTAAAATGGATCTTAACGTTCCAGTATGACCTAAACGACCAGCTAGAACATTTCTAAGAACGTTAGTTCGGTTTACGAGGTTATAATTTTGAAAAATCATGCCGATTTTAGTGCGCAGCTTTCTTAGGTCGCTACCTTTATAATCTAGTATATTTTCATTGTCTATCGATAAAGCGCCACTAGTAGGTGTAACGAGACGATTTATACTGCGAATGAATGTTGACTTTCCAGCACCAGATAGGCCTACAATTACGACAAATTCTCCATCTTTAATGGTTGCATTAATATTTTTTAAACCCACTGTTCCATTTGGGTACACAAGCCCAACGTCTTTAAATTCTATCATTTATGTATTGCCCCCATCATAGAAAGATTGTTTTAAAACTGGAAAAAAAGGGAGAGTTTCCATCTCCCTTTTTTCCACATAATGTAATTAGTATGATTTTGAGCATACTGCTGTATTCTTCAGAGGATCAAAGAAATTTATAGCTCGATATCATCTTTAAATTTTTGATATGTCTCTTTAACGATCTCGTATTCTTCGTCGGAAGCTTCGTCAATCGCATCCCAATTGTATACTTCATTCATGATTTTAATCATTTCTTCATCTTCATTGAAAGATAGGAATGCTTTTTTAATTTTTGTCACTAATTCTTCATCTAATTCTTTCGTTACAGAGATGGTGTCATTTGGGATTTCGTCCGTATATTCGATGACTTTTAATTTATCCATGACATCAGGGTATTCTTCTTCTAATTCCGTGCGAACATCGTCAAATGTAGTAGCTACATCAGCATCTCCTTCGTAAACAGAGATAGCTGCATTATCGTGTGCTCCAGCAGCAATCGTGTTACCGAAGAAATCACTTTCTAATTCTGTTCCAGAAGCATAGTCAAATTCTTGCATCATTTGGTATGCTGGGAAAAGGTAACCAGAAGTAGAGCCTTTATCTGCAT
It encodes:
- the phnC gene encoding phosphonate ABC transporter ATP-binding protein produces the protein MIEFKDVGLVYPNGTVGLKNINATIKDGEFVVIVGLSGAGKSTFIRSINRLVTPTSGALSIDNENILDYKGSDLRKLRTKIGMIFQNYNLVNRTNVLRNVLAGRLGHTGTLRSILNLYKKEDISLAYESLQRVNIGEKIYNRADELSGGQQQRVSIARVLTQQPKYILADEPVASLDPPTSHQVMTYLKKINKEDNITTIVNLHFIDMAMEYADRIIGMRAGEIVFDGPASEVTEKTFEEIYGRSIREDDLRGGANKS